The Kwoniella mangroviensis CBS 8507 chromosome 1 map unlocalized Ctg02, whole genome shotgun sequence genome window below encodes:
- a CDS encoding 26S protease regulatory subunit 6A-B, giving the protein MSAPASDPPPPPQTPGNGDNKPEEVAVSTSNGENQDTIPSADAPAAAEDVQMEEEKTKEDDLEDIPEGVLSSDTADIKMQTRMIDNEIKMMRQESLRLGHEREQMTDKIGDNMTKIKQNKVLPYLVSKVVEILDVDAEEQEGAAHNEQNAKKSKCAVIKTSTRQTVFLPIIGLVPYEELRPSDLIGVNKDSYLILDKLPAEYDARVKAMEVDERPTETYTDIGGLDKQVEELIEAIVLPMQQADKFKTLGITPPKGCLMYGPPGTGKTLLARACAAQTNACYLKLAGPALVQMYIGDGAKLVRDAFELAKEKAPAIIFIDELDAIGTKRFDSDKSGDREVQRTMLELLNQLDGFSSDSRIKVIAATNRIDILDPALLRSGRLDRKIEFPLPNESARERILQIHSRKLNHHGVNFEELARSTEDMNGAQLKAVCVEAGMLALRQNATQLSHEHFHGGILEVQARKAKEHHYFA; this is encoded by the exons ATGTCAGCCCCAGCATCGgatccccctcctccacctcaaacCCCGGGGAACGGCGACAATAAGCCAGAGGAAGTCGCTGTATCCACTTCCAACGGAGAGAATCAGGATACCATCCCATCAGCAGACGCACCCGCCGCTGCTGAAGACGTtcagatggaagaagaaaagacgaaagaggatgatttggaagatataCCAGAAGGAGTGCTGAGT TCCGATACTGCTGATATCAAGATGCAAACGCGTATGATCGACAatgagatcaagatgatgaggcaGGAGTCGTTGAGACTGGGACATGAGAGGGAGCAGATGACTGATAAGATTGGTGATAACATGACAAAGATCAAGCAAAACAAGGTGTTGCCTTATCTGGTATCGAAAGTGGTTGAG ATTTTAGACGTTGATGCTGAAGAACAAGAGGGAGCCGCTCATAACGAGCAAAATGCCAAGAAATCCAAATGCGCTGTGATCAAGACGTCAACCAGACAA ACCGTTTTCTTACCCATCATTGGTCTTGTTCCTTACGAAGAATTACGTCCAAGTGACCTGATCGGTGTCAACAAGGACTCATATCTAATCCTCGACAAATTACCTGCTGAATATGATGCACGAGTCAAGGcgatggaagttgatgagaGACCAACGGAGACTTACACAGATATTGGTGGTTTAGACAAACAGGTTGAGGAGTTGATTGAAGCTAT TGTGTTGCCTATGCAACAGGCCGATAAATTCAAGACCCTCGGTATCACCCCACCCAAAGGTTGTCTGATGTATGGACCTCCTG GTACCGGTAAAACCCTTCTTGCTCGAGCCTGTGCTGCTCAAACAAACGCATGTTACCTAAAACTTGCTGGTCCCGCTCTTGTACAG ATGTATATCGGTGATGGTGCCAAATTAGTCAGAGACGCCTTCGAATTAGCCAAAGAGAAAGCTCCTGCTATCATTTTTATCGATGAGTTGGATGCTATCGGTACAAAGCGATTTGACAGTGATAAGTCGGGCGATCGAGAAGTACAGAGGACGATGTTGGAGCTGTTGAATCAGCTGGATGGTTTCTCGAGTGACAGTCGGATCAAG GTCATTGCTGCCACAAATCGAATTGATATCCTCGATCCTGCTCTTCTCCGATCAGGTCGATTAGATCGAAAGATTGAGTTCCCCTTACCTAACGAATCAGCCAGAGAACGTATCTTGCAGATCCACTCCAGAAAGCTCAACCATCACGGTGTCAA CTTCGAGGAGCTGGCAAGATCAACAGAAGATATGAATGGTGCTCAGCTCAAGGCGGTATGTGTAGAAGCGGGAATG TTGGCGTTACGTCAAAATGCTACCCAGTTGTCTCACGAACACTTTCATGGAGGTATCCTCGAAGTACAAGCTCGTAAAGCCAAGGAGCACCAC TACTTCGCATAA